The Manihot esculenta cultivar AM560-2 chromosome 1, M.esculenta_v8, whole genome shotgun sequence genome has a window encoding:
- the LOC110615043 gene encoding reticulon-like protein B5, giving the protein MAEHSENPIESVMEKISEKIHGHDSSSSSDSDSDSERKSDSPSSVKAKIFRLFGREKPVHKVFGGGKSADVLLWRNKKISASVLGVATAIWVLFELIEYHLLTLVCHILILSFAILFLWSNAHTFINKTPPRIPQVHLPEEPFLQVASALTFEINRGFAVLRDIASGKDLKKFLIVIASLWVFSIVGSWCNFLTLFYTSFVLLHTVPVLYEKYEDKVDPFAEKAMIEIRKQYAVFDAKVLSKIPVGTLKAKRV; this is encoded by the exons ATGGCGGAGCATTCTGAAAATCCGATTGAGTCCGTGATGGAGAAAATAAGCGAGAAGATTCACGGTCATGATTCCTCGTCATCTTCTGATTCCGATTCTGATTCAGAGAGGAAATCGGATTCGCCTTCGTCGGTGAAGGCGAAGATATTTCGTTTGTTTGGCAGGGAGAAACCCGTACACAAGGTTTTTGGTGGAGGAAAGT CTGCTGATGTGTTGTTGTGGAGAAACAAGAAGATCTCAGCTAGTGTGCTTGGAGTTGCCACTGCTATTTGGGTTCTTTTTGAATTGATTGAATACCACCTTCTCACTTTGGTTTGCCATATTTTGATTCTCTCCTTTGCAATCTTGTTTCTGTGGTCCAATGCTCATACATTTATCAACAA GACCCCACCTCGCATCCCACAAGTTCATCTTCCAGAAGAGCCATTCCTGCAGGTTGCTTCAGCACTGACATTTGAAATCAACCGAGGATTTGCAGTCTTACGTGATATTGCATCTggaaaagatttgaagaagtttCTCATA gTTATAGCTTCCTTGTGGGTCTTCTCAATTGTGGGGAGTTGGTGCAATTTCTTGACCTTGTTTTATACCT CATTTGTTTTGCTGCACACCGTGCCAGTTCTATACGAGAAGTATGAGGACAAGGTTGATCCATTTGCCGAGAAGGCAATGATTGAGATAAGAAAGCAATATGCAGTGTTTGATGCTAAGGTTTTGAGCAAGATCCCAGTTGGTACATTGAAAGCCAAGAGGGTCTAG